A genomic window from Halomonas sp. LR3S48 includes:
- a CDS encoding Na+/H+ antiporter subunit C: MELLYAITLGVLTTCGIYLLLRARTFTVILGLTLLSHAVNLYLFASGRLVAGAPAIVGFSERSADPLPQALVLTAIVIGFAMTAFVVVLALKAAVELRNDHVDGENPDEDLA, translated from the coding sequence ATGGAACTGCTCTATGCGATAACCCTGGGCGTGCTGACCACCTGTGGGATCTACCTGTTGCTTCGGGCACGCACCTTCACGGTGATCCTCGGGCTCACCCTGCTCTCCCATGCCGTCAATCTCTACCTGTTCGCCTCCGGCCGTCTGGTCGCCGGCGCGCCGGCCATCGTCGGCTTCAGCGAGCGCTCGGCGGACCCTCTGCCCCAGGCCCTGGTGCTCACCGCCATCGTCATCGGCTTCGCCATGACCGCCTTCGTGGTGGTGCTGGCGCTCAAGGCGGCGGTGGAGCTGCGCAACGACCACGTCGACGGCGAGAACCCGGACGAGGACCTTGCATGA
- a CDS encoding monovalent cation/H+ antiporter subunit A yields MALALVILLPLLGAMLPAFRRGGTSRQLACLAALPAVSCFALLLSWLPRVSSGETVIYELSWLPSLGLNVALRLDGLGLLFALLITGIGCLILLYARYYFEGSASAARFYTLMLLFMAAMLGIVLCENLLFMLVFWELTSLVSFLLIGFHSDRHASRLGARMSLVITGGGGLLLLGGIVLLGQAAGGYELSVVLEAGERIRAHEHYALMLNLILLGAFTKSAQFPFHLWLPHAMTAPTPVSAYLHSATMVKAGLFLLARLHPALAETELWFYLVTLTGMLTLMVGAFVAMFMHDMKGLLAYSTVSHLGLIMLLLGLGTPMAVAAALFHLVCHALFKAPLFMMAGYVDRATGTRDMRHINGMWRFMPVLMALSAIPAAAMAGLPLMSGYLSKKMLFGESLLVTTPSWATLVIPTWVTLAGLFSVAYSIRIFHNVYFNGRPIDLPIWPPRQPRLAALTPIALLALATLYVGLAPAGLNTLLIHPAFLASRQADLSAYDFAALGGPLPMIMSLVALAGGALFYMIRDPLFRLHARLPEVDAKEIFDWIMLRIIAFSQQRVFQLENGSQQRYLVFIMITVVVLVGVELLAVARWNGGVPLAPLDPLTLLAAILLCLASIGVVVFHHYRLPALLLLGVTGLFVTVAFARFSAPDLALTQLMVEVMAVVIMMLALSFLPQQSPRESSRRRTARDLAIAGLMGGGVAAFSFAILTRPQQSISDFFLANSLPGGGGTNVVNVILVDFRGFDTLGEITVLGIAAVAVFAFTRDLHLKERVVDTNPAHWVAEPHPIMLGTVARLVLPIALLVSAYIFLRGHNLPGGGFIAGLITAVALTLQYMAGGLVWAQARMLTAFRPLIGAGILIAVLTGLGSWLFGYPFLTSAHGHMHLPLIGDFELATAMLFDLGVYATVVGATLLILANLGKLMTVAGPGKEIG; encoded by the coding sequence ATGGCACTTGCCCTCGTCATCCTGCTACCGCTGCTGGGCGCGATGCTGCCCGCATTTCGCCGTGGCGGCACGTCTCGGCAGCTCGCCTGTCTCGCCGCCCTGCCTGCCGTTTCGTGTTTCGCTCTGCTGCTGAGCTGGCTGCCGCGGGTCTCGAGCGGCGAGACCGTCATTTACGAACTGAGTTGGCTGCCCTCTCTGGGGTTGAACGTGGCGCTGCGCCTGGACGGCCTGGGCCTGCTGTTCGCCCTGCTGATCACCGGCATCGGCTGTCTGATCCTGCTATATGCCCGTTACTACTTCGAAGGCAGCGCTTCGGCCGCACGTTTCTACACCCTGATGCTGCTGTTCATGGCGGCCATGCTGGGCATCGTGCTATGCGAAAACCTGCTGTTCATGCTGGTGTTCTGGGAGCTGACCAGCCTGGTGTCGTTCCTGCTCATCGGCTTTCACAGCGACCGCCATGCCTCCAGGCTGGGAGCAAGGATGTCACTGGTAATCACCGGCGGCGGTGGATTGCTGCTGCTGGGGGGCATCGTGCTGCTGGGTCAGGCCGCCGGCGGCTATGAACTCTCGGTGGTGCTCGAGGCCGGAGAGCGAATCCGCGCTCATGAGCACTATGCCCTGATGCTCAACCTGATCCTGCTCGGAGCCTTTACCAAGTCGGCCCAGTTCCCCTTCCACCTCTGGCTACCTCACGCCATGACCGCGCCAACACCGGTCTCGGCCTATCTGCACAGCGCCACCATGGTCAAGGCGGGGCTGTTCCTGCTCGCCCGGCTGCATCCGGCCCTGGCGGAAACCGAACTGTGGTTTTACCTGGTCACCCTGACCGGCATGCTGACGCTGATGGTGGGCGCCTTCGTGGCCATGTTCATGCACGACATGAAGGGGCTGCTGGCCTATTCCACGGTGTCCCACCTGGGGCTGATCATGCTGTTGCTGGGCCTGGGAACGCCCATGGCCGTGGCGGCGGCGCTCTTCCACCTGGTATGCCACGCACTGTTCAAGGCACCGCTGTTCATGATGGCGGGCTACGTGGACCGCGCCACTGGCACTCGCGACATGCGCCATATCAACGGCATGTGGCGATTCATGCCGGTGCTGATGGCGCTGTCGGCGATTCCCGCCGCCGCCATGGCCGGTCTGCCGCTGATGAGCGGCTACCTGAGCAAGAAGATGCTGTTCGGCGAGAGCCTGCTGGTAACGACGCCCAGTTGGGCGACCCTGGTGATCCCCACCTGGGTGACGCTGGCGGGGCTGTTCTCGGTGGCCTACTCGATTCGTATCTTCCACAACGTCTACTTCAACGGCAGGCCCATCGATCTGCCCATCTGGCCACCCCGGCAACCCCGCCTGGCGGCCTTGACGCCCATCGCGCTGCTGGCCCTGGCCACGCTCTACGTGGGCCTGGCACCGGCGGGGCTCAACACGCTTCTGATCCACCCGGCGTTCCTGGCGTCTCGCCAGGCCGACCTCTCCGCCTACGACTTCGCGGCGCTGGGTGGCCCCCTGCCCATGATCATGAGCCTCGTCGCGCTGGCGGGCGGCGCGCTCTTCTACATGATTCGCGATCCGCTGTTCCGTCTTCACGCTCGGCTGCCCGAAGTGGATGCCAAGGAGATCTTCGACTGGATCATGCTGCGTATCATCGCTTTCTCCCAGCAGCGAGTCTTCCAGCTCGAGAACGGTTCGCAGCAGCGCTATCTGGTCTTCATCATGATCACCGTCGTGGTACTGGTCGGCGTGGAACTGCTCGCCGTGGCACGCTGGAACGGCGGCGTGCCGCTCGCACCTCTCGATCCGCTGACCTTACTGGCCGCCATCCTGCTCTGCCTGGCGTCCATCGGCGTGGTGGTCTTCCATCACTATCGGCTGCCGGCGCTGTTGCTGCTCGGGGTGACCGGGCTCTTCGTCACCGTCGCCTTCGCCCGCTTCTCGGCGCCGGACCTCGCCCTGACCCAGCTGATGGTGGAGGTAATGGCGGTAGTGATCATGATGCTTGCGCTCTCCTTCCTGCCCCAGCAATCACCCCGGGAATCCTCGCGCAGGAGGACGGCACGCGACCTCGCCATCGCCGGCCTGATGGGCGGCGGCGTGGCAGCCTTCAGTTTCGCCATCCTGACCCGGCCGCAGCAGAGCATCTCCGACTTCTTCCTCGCCAACAGCCTGCCCGGTGGTGGGGGCACCAACGTGGTCAACGTGATCCTTGTAGACTTCCGCGGCTTCGATACCCTCGGCGAGATCACCGTGCTGGGTATCGCGGCGGTGGCGGTGTTCGCCTTCACCCGCGACCTGCACCTCAAGGAGCGGGTAGTCGACACCAACCCTGCGCACTGGGTCGCCGAACCGCACCCGATCATGCTCGGCACCGTGGCCCGGCTGGTGCTGCCGATCGCCCTGTTGGTCTCGGCCTATATCTTCCTGCGCGGCCACAACCTGCCGGGCGGCGGCTTCATCGCCGGGCTGATCACTGCCGTGGCGCTGACGCTGCAGTACATGGCGGGCGGGCTGGTGTGGGCCCAGGCGCGCATGCTGACCGCCTTCCGGCCGCTGATCGGTGCCGGCATCCTGATCGCCGTGCTCACCGGTCTCGGCAGCTGGCTGTTCGGCTACCCCTTCCTCACCTCGGCCCATGGCCACATGCACCTGCCGCTGATCGGCGATTTCGAGCTGGCCACCGCGATGCTCTTCGACCTCGGCGTCTACGCCACCGTGGTCGGGGCCACACTGCTGATACTGGCCAACCTCGGCAAGCTGATGACCGTGGCGGGCCCCGGCAAGGAGATCGGCTGA
- a CDS encoding TetR/AcrR family transcriptional regulator — translation MAHTTKERLLDAGLGMLLRCGYNDLGIQALLDETKTPKGSFYHHFKSKEDFALQVIDRYMVEVHQGLDLTLGNQDLPPLDRVRRFFELSGEKYREEGYLGCLLGGVGQELSGVNDVFRRKIASCFATIAERIAGCLEEARQRGELPPGSEPRKMADLLVDCWEGAALRSRLRGDPAPLEAMLDFYFSAAAG, via the coding sequence ATGGCCCATACGACGAAGGAACGCCTGCTCGATGCGGGATTGGGGATGTTGCTACGGTGCGGCTACAACGATCTGGGTATCCAGGCCTTGCTCGATGAGACGAAGACGCCCAAGGGCTCCTTCTACCATCATTTCAAGAGCAAGGAGGACTTCGCCCTGCAGGTGATCGACCGCTACATGGTCGAGGTTCACCAGGGGCTGGATCTGACGCTGGGCAACCAGGACCTGCCGCCCCTGGACCGGGTTCGACGCTTCTTTGAACTATCGGGAGAGAAGTACCGCGAGGAGGGCTACCTGGGATGCTTGCTAGGAGGGGTGGGGCAGGAACTGTCTGGAGTAAACGACGTGTTTCGTCGCAAGATCGCCAGCTGTTTCGCTACCATCGCCGAGCGTATCGCAGGTTGCCTGGAAGAGGCGCGCCAGCGGGGCGAACTGCCCCCCGGCAGCGAGCCACGCAAGATGGCGGACCTGCTGGTGGATTGTTGGGAAGGCGCTGCGCTACGTAGTCGATTGCGTGGCGATCCGGCTCCCCTCGAGGCGATGCTCGATTTCTACTTCTCTGCCGCCGCCGGGTAG
- a CDS encoding group I truncated hemoglobin, producing MNTTTLYERLGGEVGIASLVEDIVEAHMQNPKIQARFLPYRDDLEYLETVKGHLRQFLTFGGGGPGEYHGKSMLEAHRGMNISEAEYMAAIDDILAVLDKHGVDPQTRQEMLGIAYSLKDEIMHV from the coding sequence ATGAACACAACAACACTGTACGAGCGGCTGGGCGGGGAAGTCGGCATCGCTAGCCTGGTCGAGGATATCGTCGAGGCCCATATGCAGAACCCGAAAATCCAGGCGCGATTCCTGCCCTACCGGGACGACCTGGAGTACCTGGAGACAGTCAAGGGCCACCTGCGGCAGTTTCTTACCTTCGGCGGCGGGGGGCCGGGTGAATACCACGGCAAGAGCATGCTGGAGGCGCATCGCGGCATGAACATCAGCGAGGCGGAGTACATGGCCGCCATCGACGACATCCTCGCAGTGCTCGACAAGCATGGAGTTGACCCCCAGACGCGCCAGGAGATGCTCGGCATCGCCTATTCGCTCAAGGACGAGATCATGCACGTCTGA
- a CDS encoding MBL fold metallo-hydrolase — MTDNNPVMLTTRETGNDWCVLPAFLPLPGMGGLAVNAFLHKGQEPVLVDTGLAALGDAFLEALEAEIDLTDLRWIWLSHTDADHIGNLARILERAPRARVVTSFLGMGKMGLLGLDVSRVQLLEPGARLTLGDRELVPLRPPYYDAPETLGFLDTRSRTLFAADSFGALLPQPAENVAEIEAQTLRAGMVTWSSIDAPWLATVDRAALGRSLHALERLAPTTVLSGHLPLAEGNLSTLTALVHEAWCLAPATEADPQTIEAVAALLDSDMEIRQEA, encoded by the coding sequence ATGACCGACAATAATCCTGTAATGCTGACCACCCGGGAGACCGGAAACGACTGGTGTGTGCTACCCGCCTTCCTGCCGTTGCCCGGCATGGGCGGCCTGGCGGTCAACGCCTTCCTGCACAAGGGCCAAGAGCCGGTACTGGTAGACACCGGTCTGGCCGCGCTCGGCGACGCGTTCCTAGAAGCTCTCGAGGCGGAAATCGACCTCACCGACCTGCGCTGGATCTGGCTGAGCCACACCGATGCCGACCATATCGGCAACCTGGCCCGGATCCTGGAACGCGCCCCCAGGGCAAGGGTCGTGACCAGCTTCCTCGGCATGGGCAAGATGGGCCTGCTCGGCCTCGACGTCAGCCGCGTACAGCTGCTGGAGCCGGGTGCACGGCTCACGCTTGGGGACCGCGAGCTGGTGCCGCTGCGCCCGCCTTACTACGACGCACCGGAGACACTCGGCTTCCTCGATACCCGCTCGCGCACCCTGTTCGCTGCCGACAGCTTTGGTGCCCTGCTTCCCCAACCGGCGGAAAACGTAGCGGAAATCGAGGCGCAAACCCTGCGTGCCGGGATGGTGACCTGGTCATCGATCGACGCCCCCTGGCTGGCCACGGTCGACCGAGCAGCCTTGGGCCGATCACTGCATGCCCTGGAGCGCCTGGCGCCGACCACGGTGCTCTCCGGCCACCTACCGCTTGCCGAAGGAAACCTCTCGACGCTCACGGCGCTGGTGCACGAGGCTTGGTGCCTGGCCCCGGCCACCGAGGCTGACCCACAGACGATCGAGGCCGTGGCAGCGCTATTGGATAGCGACATGGAAATCCGGCAGGAGGCATGA
- a CDS encoding TetR/AcrR family transcriptional regulator — protein MYVHLMTETRRYTQRKRAADREETRLRIVEATMALHEEIGPSATTISAIAQRAGVQRLTVYRHFPDETAVFAACTRHWLELNPPPDPAAWASHEVGQNQARAALVAFYRYYRDTQRMWRAAIRDEPKVPALQGPMESFRGQLNALGETIGKGFGGAEDSLPTTTLRHALAFTTWASLEAQGLGDEAMADLVMAWLQGVRS, from the coding sequence ATGTATGTTCACTTAATGACCGAGACACGACGTTATACCCAACGTAAGCGCGCCGCCGACCGCGAAGAGACCCGCCTGCGCATCGTCGAAGCGACCATGGCGCTGCATGAAGAGATCGGCCCGAGTGCCACCACCATAAGTGCCATCGCCCAACGGGCCGGCGTGCAGCGCCTGACCGTCTATCGTCACTTTCCTGACGAAACTGCGGTCTTCGCGGCCTGTACCCGTCACTGGCTCGAGCTCAACCCGCCGCCGGACCCTGCCGCCTGGGCCTCCCACGAAGTGGGGCAGAACCAGGCCCGCGCCGCGCTGGTGGCCTTCTATCGCTACTATCGTGATACCCAGCGAATGTGGCGGGCCGCTATTCGCGACGAGCCCAAGGTGCCGGCGCTTCAGGGACCCATGGAGAGTTTTCGCGGCCAGTTGAATGCGTTGGGCGAGACGATAGGTAAGGGCTTCGGGGGGGCGGAGGATTCGCTCCCAACCACTACGCTGCGTCATGCCCTGGCGTTTACCACCTGGGCATCGCTGGAGGCGCAGGGGCTTGGCGACGAGGCCATGGCGGACCTCGTGATGGCGTGGCTGCAGGGAGTGAGGAGCTGA
- a CDS encoding VOC family protein, translating to MLPIQGIDHLVLRIRDTDAMLAFYCEVLGCTVEKHQEEIGLIQLRAGRSLIDLVPVEGPLGQRGGAAPGSEGRNLDHFCLRVEPFDEGAIRQYLATHGIEVGELKQRYGAEGPGPSIYLEDPEGNTIELKGAPA from the coding sequence ATGCTGCCCATCCAAGGGATCGATCATCTGGTACTGCGCATCCGCGACACCGATGCCATGCTCGCCTTCTACTGCGAGGTATTGGGCTGCACCGTGGAAAAGCATCAGGAAGAGATTGGCCTGATCCAACTACGCGCCGGACGCAGCCTGATCGACCTGGTACCCGTGGAAGGCCCGCTGGGGCAGCGTGGCGGCGCAGCCCCCGGAAGCGAGGGGCGCAATCTCGATCACTTCTGCCTGCGCGTGGAACCTTTCGACGAAGGGGCGATTCGCCAATACCTTGCCACCCATGGCATCGAGGTCGGTGAACTCAAGCAACGCTACGGCGCCGAAGGCCCGGGCCCCTCGATCTATCTCGAAGACCCCGAAGGCAATACCATCGAACTCAAGGGGGCGCCCGCCTGA
- the corA gene encoding magnesium/cobalt transporter CorA translates to MTRLFQKHYHPAGTAPGTLRDLSLEQVALQGPATFLLARREGGRWGEMHEIVSEAIPEVSEEGVLCWLDVQGMPTSEELELLGERVGLHPLAQEDILNGGQRPKVERFEESLVVTLGIPEVDDEGNLHLYQLTLFMAGNIVASVMAETLDPFVEVRRRLKERGGRALGEPDDLLYGLLDAAVDHAFPVLDGVGERIEELELEILNQPDSSTLERLHGLKRELIMLRRYLWPTREVINQLLRDHDDLFTPDTRLWMRDVYDHTVQVLDLVESYRDMTASLLDIYLSSMSHRLNESMRKLTIVATVFMPLTFIAGVYGMNFAHPTSPFAMPELSWYWGYPMVWGLMVAVAIGMVVWFKHKHWF, encoded by the coding sequence ATGACCCGACTGTTCCAGAAGCACTATCACCCGGCCGGCACGGCGCCCGGTACGCTGCGCGACCTGTCCCTCGAACAAGTCGCCCTGCAGGGGCCGGCGACGTTCCTGCTGGCACGACGCGAAGGCGGCCGCTGGGGCGAGATGCACGAGATCGTGTCCGAGGCGATTCCCGAGGTGTCGGAGGAGGGGGTGCTGTGCTGGCTGGACGTGCAGGGCATGCCGACGTCCGAGGAGCTCGAGCTGCTCGGCGAGCGGGTGGGGCTGCATCCGTTGGCCCAGGAGGACATCCTCAACGGCGGCCAGCGGCCCAAGGTCGAGCGCTTCGAGGAATCGCTGGTGGTCACCCTCGGCATCCCCGAAGTGGACGACGAAGGTAACCTGCACCTCTACCAGTTGACCCTGTTCATGGCCGGCAATATCGTCGCCAGCGTCATGGCCGAGACGCTGGATCCGTTCGTCGAGGTGCGGCGCCGGCTCAAGGAGCGTGGTGGGCGCGCCCTGGGGGAGCCGGACGACCTGCTCTATGGCCTGCTCGATGCCGCCGTGGACCACGCCTTCCCGGTGCTGGATGGAGTGGGCGAGCGCATCGAGGAGCTCGAGTTGGAGATCCTCAATCAACCTGACAGCTCGACGCTGGAGCGCCTGCACGGGCTGAAGCGCGAACTGATCATGCTGCGCCGCTACCTGTGGCCCACCCGCGAGGTGATCAACCAGTTGCTGCGCGACCATGACGACCTGTTCACGCCCGACACGCGCTTGTGGATGCGAGACGTCTACGACCATACCGTACAGGTGCTGGACCTGGTGGAAAGCTATCGCGACATGACGGCGAGCCTGCTCGACATCTATCTTTCGAGCATGAGCCATCGGCTCAACGAGAGCATGCGTAAGCTCACCATCGTCGCCACCGTGTTCATGCCCCTGACCTTCATTGCTGGCGTGTACGGCATGAATTTCGCCCACCCCACCAGCCCCTTCGCCATGCCCGAGCTAAGCTGGTACTGGGGCTATCCTATGGTATGGGGTTTGATGGTCGCCGTTGCCATCGGCATGGTGGTGTGGTTCAAGCACAAGCACTGGTTCTAG
- a CDS encoding AraC family transcriptional regulator: protein MSDTLERPVIEARCYPDRVLSDRHGYHQLLLGLDGALELESAGRLTHVTRGMLAPVASGDVHHYLAPGDNRVLVLDLPEAWCEALAFEGLLQGQVRRLPEALVACGERLDGTGQSLGRWLELALAAGGRRAVPPRLKLLELLPAVRADLAHPWRVADMAVRCHLAEAVFARQFRALTGLSPHEWLVRQRLAHACELLRVGGASLTEVALACGFADSAHFSHSFRRRHGVSPSEWRRLMTAGGASERGQDSTSRVPT from the coding sequence ATGTCCGACACACTGGAACGTCCGGTCATCGAGGCGCGATGCTATCCCGATCGCGTGCTGAGCGACCGTCATGGCTACCACCAACTGCTGCTAGGGCTCGATGGTGCGCTGGAGCTCGAGTCGGCAGGCCGGCTCACGCATGTGACCCGCGGCATGTTGGCCCCGGTGGCGAGCGGTGACGTGCACCACTACCTGGCACCGGGCGATAACCGCGTGCTGGTACTCGACCTGCCCGAGGCATGGTGCGAGGCGCTGGCCTTCGAGGGGCTACTGCAAGGCCAGGTTCGGCGTCTGCCCGAAGCGCTGGTGGCCTGCGGCGAAAGGCTGGATGGAACGGGCCAGTCCCTGGGGCGCTGGCTTGAACTGGCATTAGCAGCCGGGGGCCGGCGCGCCGTACCGCCGCGGCTAAAGCTGCTCGAGCTGCTGCCCGCCGTACGCGCCGACCTGGCGCATCCATGGCGTGTTGCCGACATGGCAGTGCGCTGCCACCTGGCCGAGGCCGTCTTCGCCCGTCAGTTCCGCGCGTTGACCGGCCTGTCGCCCCACGAGTGGCTGGTACGGCAGCGGTTGGCTCACGCCTGCGAGTTGCTCCGGGTCGGTGGTGCCTCGCTCACCGAGGTGGCCCTGGCCTGCGGCTTTGCCGACAGCGCCCATTTCTCACACAGCTTTCGCCGGCGGCATGGTGTCTCGCCGAGTGAGTGGCGGCGGCTGATGACCGCGGGCGGCGCCTCGGAAAGAGGTCAGGATTCGACAAGCCGCGTCCCTACGTAA
- a CDS encoding DMT family transporter, with amino-acid sequence MSALTRRQATAIGATTILNWALLATLTQLSGPVPPFLLTGLAFGIAFLCFLAWTLGRGESFIAPLRQAPSVWALGVGGLFGYHALYFVAQQNAPPANAGLISYLWPLLIVLFVGMLPGERLLARHVVGGLLGFAGAALLIGGDLGGGGSALGYGAAFACALVWSGYSVLSRAKKTVPTAAVGGFCLVTALLAFACHGLFEATRWPQGIEWLGVIGLGLGPVGSAFFTWDVGVKHGDLHLLGLLAYATPLLSTVVLIVAGYAEATPLLALAAGVITLGMLIGSGALVRRRKRETPARPDLA; translated from the coding sequence ATGTCCGCTTTGACCCGACGCCAGGCCACGGCCATCGGGGCCACCACCATTCTCAACTGGGCGCTGCTCGCCACCCTGACCCAGCTCTCGGGCCCGGTGCCACCGTTTCTGCTCACCGGCCTGGCATTCGGCATCGCCTTCCTCTGCTTTCTCGCCTGGACCCTGGGGCGGGGCGAGTCGTTCATCGCGCCGCTGCGTCAGGCTCCTTCGGTCTGGGCGCTGGGCGTTGGTGGGCTGTTCGGCTATCACGCGCTCTACTTCGTCGCCCAGCAGAATGCACCGCCGGCCAACGCGGGACTGATCAGCTACTTGTGGCCGCTGTTGATCGTGCTGTTCGTCGGCATGCTACCGGGAGAGCGCCTGTTGGCCAGGCACGTGGTCGGTGGGCTGCTGGGCTTCGCCGGGGCGGCGCTGCTGATCGGCGGCGACCTGGGCGGCGGCGGTAGTGCGCTGGGCTACGGGGCCGCTTTTGCCTGTGCCTTGGTGTGGAGCGGCTACTCCGTGCTGTCGCGGGCCAAGAAGACGGTGCCCACGGCCGCGGTGGGCGGCTTCTGCTTGGTGACGGCACTGTTGGCCTTCGCCTGCCATGGGCTGTTCGAAGCGACGCGCTGGCCCCAGGGTATCGAGTGGCTGGGCGTGATCGGCCTGGGCCTGGGGCCGGTGGGCAGCGCCTTCTTCACCTGGGACGTCGGCGTCAAGCACGGCGACCTGCACTTGCTTGGGTTACTGGCCTACGCCACGCCGCTGCTCTCCACGGTGGTACTGATCGTGGCCGGCTATGCCGAGGCCACGCCGCTGCTGGCGCTGGCAGCCGGCGTGATCACCCTGGGCATGCTGATCGGCAGCGGTGCGCTGGTGCGACGCAGGAAGCGGGAGACTCCGGCGCGCCCCGATCTCGCGTGA
- a CDS encoding GntP family permease, whose product MTEVLAIVVALFLLIYLAYRGLSLLILAPALAALVALASVDAPLLASYTQVFMGSAGNFIVSYFPLFLLGAIFGKLMEDSGSAEVLAGAIVERLGESRAILAVVLSCAVMTYGGVSLFVVAFAVFPIAAALFRKADLPKRLIPGTIALGAFTFTMTALPGTPAIQNAIPMPFFGTSPFAAPGLGIMSGLIMLGLGQSWLSYRARQAQAGGEGYGEQGSEPTTTHDHLRERAAGEGFDLAEVEPQQRHGLPSLPLALLPIVLVIALNLLFTTVVIPAMDTGYLSDPIYGATSIESVRGLWSVIAALVLSILVLIALNWPRLRQLTASLDSGANASLLPIFNTASLVGFGSVIASLAAFDAISAWVTTAGGDNPLISLAIAVNLLAGMTGSASGGMSIALATLGDTYLAMGQAAGISPDLLHRVTAVATGGLDALPHNGAVITLLSICGLTHRQAYLDIAAVAVVGPIISLIVLVVVGSLVGSF is encoded by the coding sequence ATGACCGAAGTCCTGGCCATCGTCGTTGCGCTGTTCCTGCTGATATACCTGGCCTACCGTGGCCTTAGCCTGCTGATCCTGGCCCCGGCGCTGGCCGCCTTGGTGGCGCTGGCCTCGGTGGATGCTCCGCTGCTGGCCAGCTATACCCAGGTATTCATGGGATCGGCGGGCAACTTCATCGTCAGCTATTTTCCGCTGTTCTTGCTCGGGGCGATCTTCGGCAAACTGATGGAGGATTCCGGCAGTGCGGAGGTGCTGGCCGGTGCCATCGTCGAACGCCTCGGCGAAAGCCGGGCCATCCTCGCCGTGGTGCTCTCCTGTGCGGTCATGACCTACGGCGGCGTGTCACTGTTCGTGGTGGCCTTCGCCGTGTTCCCCATCGCCGCAGCGCTCTTTCGCAAGGCCGACCTGCCCAAGCGGCTGATCCCCGGCACCATCGCGCTGGGCGCCTTCACTTTTACCATGACCGCCCTGCCCGGCACGCCGGCGATCCAGAACGCCATACCGATGCCCTTCTTCGGCACCTCGCCCTTTGCCGCACCGGGGCTTGGCATCATGAGCGGGCTGATCATGCTGGGTCTGGGACAGAGTTGGCTGAGCTACCGCGCCAGACAGGCCCAGGCGGGCGGCGAAGGTTACGGTGAACAGGGAAGCGAACCCACCACCACCCACGACCACTTGCGCGAGCGCGCCGCAGGCGAAGGCTTCGATCTGGCCGAAGTCGAGCCGCAGCAGCGCCACGGGCTGCCTTCGCTGCCCCTGGCGCTGCTGCCCATCGTGTTGGTAATCGCGCTGAACCTGCTCTTTACCACGGTGGTCATCCCGGCCATGGACACTGGCTATCTGTCGGATCCGATCTACGGCGCCACCAGCATCGAATCGGTGCGTGGCTTGTGGTCGGTCATTGCCGCACTGGTACTCTCCATTCTCGTGCTGATCGCACTGAACTGGCCACGGCTACGGCAACTGACAGCCTCGCTGGACAGCGGCGCCAATGCCTCGCTGCTGCCGATCTTCAACACCGCAAGCCTGGTCGGCTTCGGCTCGGTCATCGCCTCGCTCGCCGCATTCGATGCCATCAGCGCCTGGGTCACCACCGCCGGCGGCGACAATCCGCTGATCTCGCTGGCCATCGCCGTCAACCTGCTGGCCGGCATGACCGGTTCCGCCTCGGGCGGCATGAGCATCGCGCTGGCGACCCTGGGCGATACCTACCTGGCCATGGGCCAGGCGGCCGGCATCTCGCCGGACCTGTTGCACCGGGTCACGGCGGTGGCCACCGGTGGGCTGGACGCCCTGCCCCACAACGGCGCGGTGATCACGCTGCTCTCCATCTGCGGGCTGACTCACCGCCAGGCCTACCTGGACATCGCCGCGGTGGCCGTGGTCGGGCCAATTATTTCCTTGATCGTACTTGTCGTTGTGGGGTCGCTGGTCGGCTCGTTCTGA